The Dreissena polymorpha isolate Duluth1 chromosome 8, UMN_Dpol_1.0, whole genome shotgun sequence genome includes the window ttttagatacaaataaatcATTAAAGTGAAATATGAAGGTGTTCTTTGTTGATTCCTTTACTTAACTACGGATACATTTAGATTGCacaggttacattacactaaataattgtGTATCACTCCGTGGTCCACGAAAGAAGTGCCTATGTCTAAAGAGTACATGttctcttcttgaataaaagccatttaacaatgtgagacacgTCTTTtgtagttatttgtaatatcctgtatgtttctgaagtactttgatgccttggattggaatcTAACTTAAAAGATGATCTTTTTGGGGAGGGGGAATGTTTTCTAGTGTGTacggcttttgtcgaaattaggttTTCGAAACACGTTTTTTTACGAGGGTGTATAAGAGATCGGTTTATTTTCTAAAATGATGCGAGGCGGTATTTTTTTATTGCAAGTATTGGAAAATTGCAggtccatctttaaaatgatactagGATCGGAAAAATGATGCGTCGGAAAAGCAAGAAAAATGcgttgaaagttgtcagttttgtaaagggaccctatgggaatctgAATGAGTGTAATTTAACCTGCAGGGATGTGTGGACGTCCTAAACGTGACATTATTTCGAATACTAGACATTTGATCCGTGCTCtaggaaaatggagcttaatgcatgtatgtactTGCATGTTTTAATGAAATGCGGGCTCTTAAAACGCAACTTCGAAAACTGTTAAAATTTCCAGACATGAGGCAAGAGACATgattttttaagcatttttttagaTGTCATAAAACCGCCTCGATTTCTTGTAATTTCAAATGctactttgaatttattttttgtacCTCATTATactagtttatttatatttaaacaatagttCAATGTTGCCATGTAAACTCGCAAGGTCACAAATGTATATGCACATACAAGAAACAAGTTTTGACATAATAAACTTAACAGCAAATAACCAATGTATAAGTTTACACCTACATCAATACTGTTTTGATGGAATTTTTTACTTTTGCTTACTCAACATTGTGCCGCAGAAGAAATGATAACCTATTATGTGAAATCATCTACTTTAAATGTTGATCACCAATAAATATTTAACCCAATTTTACACTATGTTAATGCGATTAATGGTAAACGTGTAGTTTAAGTATGCTTGGTCGACGTTTTAAAGAATCAACGATAATTAGACAGCGCACCATTTTAAAGATATTCACGCACCGAAATGTTTTTTATGATGATCAAAGTAACGACGCCGTTAAATATCAGTTAGCAAAAGAACAGCTACCGGACGAATGCCACTCGTAGTTCCGCATTAACGCTATCAGGATTACAAGCGCGGTAACAAGGGAACGCGATATGAAGGAGCGGAGATCACGATGTGAGAACGGGACATCACGATGCGAGAACGGGAGATCACGATGTGAGAACGGAAGATCACGATGCGAGAACGGGAGATCACGATGCGAGAACGGGAGATCACGATGCGAGAACGGGAGATCACGATGCGAGAACGGGAGATCACGATGCGAAAACGGGAGATCGCGATGCGAGAACGGGAGATCACGATGCGAGAACGGGAGATCACGATGCGAGAACGGGAGATCACGATGCGAGAACGGGAGATCACGAAGCGAGAACGGGAGATCACGATGTGAGAAAGGGAGATCACGATGCGAGAACGGGAGATCACGATGCGAGAACGGGAGATCACGATGCGAGAACGGGAGATCATGATGCGAGAACGGGAGATCACGATGCGAGAACGGGAGATCACGAAGCGAGAACGGGAGATCACGATGTGAGAAAGGGAGATCACGATGTGAGAAAGGGAGAGCACGATGCGAGAAAGGGAGGTAACGATACGAGAATGGGAGATCACGATGCGAGAAAGGGAGATCACGATGTCAGAAAGGGAGATCACGATGTCAGAAAGGGAGATCACGATGCGAGAACGTGAAATCACGATTTGAGAAAGGGATATCACGATTCTAGAAAGGGAGATCACGATGTGAGAAAGGGAGATCACAATGCGATAAAGGGAGATCAATTTGTGACAAAGGGAGATCACGATGCGAGAACAGGAGATCACGATGTGAGAAAGGGAGATCACGATGCGAGAAAGGGAGATCACCATGTGAAAAAAGGGAGATCACGATGTGAGTACGGGAGGTCACGATACGAGAATGGGAGATCACAATGTTTGAACGCGAGATCACGATGCGAAAACGGGAGATCACGATGCGAGAACGGCAGATCACGATGCGAGAACGGGAGATCACGATGCGAGAACGGGAGATCACGATGCGAGAAAGGGAGATCACGATGCGAGAACGGGAAATCACGATGCGAGAACGGGAGATCACGAAGCGAGAACGGGAGATCACGATATGAGAACGGGAGATCACGATGCGAGAACGGGAGATCACGATGCGAGAACGGGAGATCACGATGCGAGAACGGGAGATCGCGATGCGAGAACGGGAGATCACGATGCGAGAACGCGAAATTGGTATCATTTTCTCTCATGGTAATCTGCTGCCCTTGCATCGTGTTTTCACATATACGCCCTCTTATGCTCAATGGTCGAACATGCGAAAACGCTATGCGACGTCACGATAGTAAAAACTCAATTCCGCAACGTGATTTTACGGTCAGCCATCCTGATTTCGCACTATTGGATTACCATTGCAAAAGGCGAAAACACGATGCGAAGGCAAGAAAGAGCAAGAACCACGAGAATAATATTGCGATCTAGCATCGTGTTTTCTTCCTTTCGCTTGAAAATATCGCGGGTTTTAAGATCGCAATAATAAATTCGCGCTCTAGCCTTCCTCTTTCATATGAGCCGGCGATGATTTCGACTTCTGAATAAACCAGGCCGACAACGCGAAG containing:
- the LOC127840759 gene encoding uncharacterized protein LOC127840759, with product MREREITMREREITMREREITMREREITMRKREIAMREREITMREREITMREREITMREREITKREREITMESTMREREVTIREWEITMREREITMSEREITMSEREITMRELREVTIREWEITMFEREITMRKREITMRERQITMREREITMREREITMREREITMREREITMREREITKREREITI